A single region of the Salvia miltiorrhiza cultivar Shanhuang (shh) chromosome 8, IMPLAD_Smil_shh, whole genome shotgun sequence genome encodes:
- the LOC130998574 gene encoding UPF0481 protein At3g47200-like — protein MGKHSTTAENNKFERLFSTDEALAVAVTVRDESKQMLPLEKRYGVEPPQRRRIHRVPPQLRRRNENRREYDPTIVSLGPYHHGQPELRAAEEVKHRFLDRLASGSGNSKTALHGTILARIGEFRAYYADDKCVDKFDDRELATMMLLDACLMVALMEGLAGDSDVFLFWHQCLGIATLQFAFPDLMLLENQLPFPALSLIVNLRRGKEGAGLINSFLNWFLTGDFKPQICSKSDGVEELPLHLLEACHRMLVGSKSPTQKISGLKFTNPERDITTRSVMDLKSKGIEVTASSSCSIRDIKFIPGAFQKAELQLPTRMVWSHALSTLSNVIAYEMSPGTASEFEVLSYANFMKALTESVEDAKELQEKGIFINRFQNQQQLVEELRGVDTFGMDNLEIFKEVKVEIEEHCKSKAKTWMADLIHTFFASPWTVIALFAAIILLCLTLVQTYFTINPLT, from the coding sequence TTCTCCACAGATGAAGCTCTAGCTGTAGCTGTAACTGTAAGAGATGAATCTAAACAAATGCTACCTCTGGAAAAACGATACGGCGTCGAGCCACCACAGCGCCGCCGGATACACCGAGTGCCACCGCAGCTACGGCGGAGGAACGAGAATCGAAGAGAGTACGACCCGACGATCGTCTCGCTGGGACCTTACCACCACGGCCAGCCGGAGCTCCGCGCTGCGGAGGAGGTCAAACACAGGTTTCTCGACCGCCTGGCTTCCGGCAGCGGCAACAGCAAAACCGCGCTCCACGGCACGATTCTCGCTCGAATCGGTGAATTCAGAGCCTACTACGCCGACGACAAATGCGTCGACAAATTCGACGACAGAGAACTCGCCACGATGATGCTTCTCGACGCCTGCTTGATGGTGGCGCTGATGGAGGGCCTCGCCGGCGACAGCGACGTCTTCCTCTTCTGGCACCAGTGCCTCGGCATCGCGACGCTGCAATTCGCATTCCCCGATCTAATGCTGCTCGAGAATCAGCTCCCCTTCCCCGCCCTAAGTTTGATAGTCAATCTACGGCGGGGAAAGGAAGGCGCCGGACTGATCAACAGCTTCTTAAATTGGTTCCTGACCGGAGATTTCAAGCCACAGATCTGCTCAAAATCCGACGGCGTGGAGGAGCTCCCCCTCCACCTCCTCGAAGCCTGCCACAGAATGCTCGTAGGCTCCAAATCCCCAACGCAGAAAATCTCCGGTTTGAAATTCACGAATCCGGAGCGCGACATCACGACCAGATCCGTGATGGATCTGAAATCGAAGGGGATCGAGGTGACAGCGAGCTCATCGTGCTCGATCCGAGACATCAAGTTCATACCGGGGGCGTTCCAGAAGGCGGAGCTGCAGCTGCCGACGCGGATGGTGTGGTCGCACGCGCTGAGCACGCTGTCGAACGTGATCGCGTACGAGATGTCGCCGGGGACGGCGTCGGAGTTCGAGGTGCTCTCATACGCTAACTTCATGAAGGCGTTGACGGAGAGCGTGGAGGATGCGAAGGAGCTGCAGGAGAAGGGGATCTTCATAAATCGGTTTCAGAATCAACAGCAGCTGGTGGAGGAGCTGAGAGGCGTGGACACGTTTGGGATGGACAATCTGGAGATATTCAAGGAGGTGAAGGTGGAGATCGAGGAGCACTGCAAGAGCAAGGCCAAGACGTGGATGGCCGATCTTATCCATACATTTTTCGCCAGCCCGTGGACGGTCATCGCCTTGTTCGCCGCCATCATTCTTCTCTGCCTCACCCTTGTCCAGACCTATTTCACCATTAATCCTTTAACCTGA